TCCCTCGCTAGCCATCAACGATATGGAGCCGGAGCCGCCATCACAATCCCCGGTCGAGGGCCGCAAGATCGAGCGACGCTGGCTGCTGCGCGGGGCGCTCGGCGCCGGCGCGGCCGCTGCGGTGGCGCTTCCCGCGCGCCGCTTCCTCTCGCCCGCCGAAGCTGCGCAGCCGCTCACCGTCGGCGGCCTTGCGGTCACCTGCAATCTGACCTTGCCGATCGCCTGCGCCGCCAACGACGCCGCCAACCCATTCGGTATGCGGGACGCAGCGCAGCTCGCCTTCGGTTACAGCCGCTATACCGGCTGGCCCGAGCTCAAGGAGTCGCTGATGTCCGGCGACCTTCAGGCCGCCTATATGCTGGCGCCTTTGGTCATGGATCTCGCCGACAAGCAGGTTCCGGTGAAGATCGTCTCGATCGGCCATCGCTCGGGCGCGGTGATCATGGTCCACAAGGACTCACCCTATCAGCGGTTTCGCGATCTCGCCGGCAAGCGCATCGCGATCCCGAGCCGCTTCGCGGTCGACTTCCTGTTCCTGCGCAAGATGCTGAGCAACGAGGGCATGAGCCCCAAGGATGTCGAGATCGTCGAGATGGCGCCGGCGGACATGCCCGCGGCGCTCTACGTCAAGGGCGTCGACGCTTATTGCACCGGCGAGCCGTTCGGGGCAGCGGCCCAGAGCGCCGGCTATGCGCGGGTGCTGCGGATGACGCGCGACGAGTGGCCGCGCTACATGTGCTGCGTGCTGACCGTCCGGGACGAGCTGATCAAGGCGAACCGCCCGCTGGTCCAGAACCTCGTCAATTATGTCCTCGCCGCCGGCGCCTGGCTCGACGGGCAACGGCAGAATCGCGAGAAGGCGGTGCGGATCGCCGCCCGGCGCGAATATTTCAACCAGGATCCGAACATCCTTCGCTTCGTGATGAACAATCCCACCGATCGCGTCACCTATGGCGATCTGCGGATGATCCCGCGCGAGTTCGACGAGTTGATGGAATTGGCGGTTGCCGCCGGAGCATTGTCGCGGCCCGTTGCCTATTCGAAATATGTCGACGAAAGCTTCGCGCGCGCGGCCCGGCCGGCATCGATCGCGCTTTGACCGTCCGGCCGCGATCTGGGCGCGCGGGCCTGGCAGCAACCCTGTTGCTGGTGCTGGTCATCGCCGGCACAGCCATCGCCCTGTTCGCGCGCGCACCGGTCCGTCCCTACGGCATGCGCGCCGGCGCATTCGATCCTCCGCGTGCCGCACCCGAACTCGATCTGCGCGGATCGGACGGATCGAAGGTGACGCTGACACGCTACCGGGGGAAGGTCGTGTTGCTGACCTTCGGCTTCACCAATTGCGCCGCCGTCTGCCCGACCACGCTGGCGACGCTGGCGCAAGCCCGTGCCGCGCTCGGCGTCGACGCGAAGTCGGTGCAGGTGATCTTCGTGACCGTCGATCCGGAGCGGGACGATACGGCGCGGATGCGCGAATATCTCGGCGCGTTCGACCCGAGCTTCATCGGTGCGACGGGATCTCCGGAGGCTCTGGCGAACGTACGCCGCGCCTACGGCGTAACGGCAACGCGCGAAGGCGCCGGCGCCGATTACGCGATGCGCCACACCTCGTCGATCTTCATGATCGACGGCGCCGGCAAGCTGCGGGCGCTGATGCCGTTCGGGCACGATGCCGCCGACTTCGTCCACGACATCCCCTTCCTGGCGGGCCGCTAGCCATGGGATTGCGCACCCGCCAAGCCCGAACACACCTCCGCTCCGTCGCGTTGGCGGCGGCATTGCTCCTGCTGGCCGGGCTCGCATGGGCCGCTCTGATGCCGGTGGGCGCCGTTTCGCACGAGCAGTTGTTCGAGATCCCGCCCGGCACCTCCGAGCGCCGCATCGCCGGCGAAGATCTCGCAATCCTGCCCCAGACCATCCGATTGACGCTTGGCGTCAACGACGTGCTGGCGCTGAGGAACAGGGACAAGGCGCCGCACATCTTCGGCCCCACCCTGATCATGCCCGGCCAGACATTCCGTCTGCCGTTCACGACCGCGTCGACCTACAGCTTCCTGTGCACGGCCCATGCGGACGGTCAGCTGAACGTGATCGTCGACCCGGCTCCGACGCCGGGATGGCCGCGGATCCGCTGGCGCTGGCATCGGCTGCTGGACCGGATGTAACAGGGGCGAGGCGAGCAAGAGGGGGAGCAATGCGGAAGGTCGAAAGCAAGCTGGCGAGGATCGTGCCGCCGATGCTGCTGATCGCGCTGCTGATCGCGATCTGGTGGATCGTCGTGCTGCGCAGCGACAATGCCATCTTCCCGACACCGGTGCAGGTGGCGACCGGGGCCTGGGCGCTCGTCCAGGACGGCACGCTGTGGCAGCATATCGAGGCGTCCCTGGTGCGGGTCGAGCTCGGCTTCGGCCTCGCTTTCCTGGTTGCGGTGCCGCTCGGCCTCTGGATGGGCTGGGTGTCGAGTGCCTTCTACACGCTCAACCCGCTGTTCCAGATGCTCCGGCCGATCTCGCCGATCGCCTGGATCCCGGTCGCCATCCTCTGGTTCGGGGTCGGCGACCTGTCGCCGATCTTCCTGATCTTCATCTCCTCGGTGTTTCCGATGATGGTGCAGACGACGATGGGGGTGCGCACGATCGACCGGCGCTATTTGCGGGCCGCCGCAAATTTCGGCGTCTCGCGCCGGACGCTCTTCCTCCGGGTGGTGATCCCGGCGGTGCTGCCGGAGATCATCATCGGCATGCGCATCGGCCTCGGCGTCGCATGGCTGGTCGTCGTCGCCGCCGAGATGATCGCCCTCAACACCGGCCTCGGTTATTTGATCATGGACTCGCGCAACGCCGGCAACCGCTACGATCTCGTGATTGCCAGCATGGTCATCATCGGCGTGATCGGGCTGCTGCTCGACGGCATCACTCGTCTCCTCGAACAGCTCAACATCGTGAAGTGGCGCTATGTCCGGTAACAAGATCGTCGTCGACAGCATCACCAAGGGGTTCGGCGCGCTGGCGGTAGTCGACGGTGTCAGCTTCGACGTCGCCGACGGCGAATTCGTCGCGATCGTCGGCCCGTCGGGCTGCGGCAAATCGACCTTGCTGAACATCATCGCAGGCTTCGAACGTGCGGATCGGGGATCGGTCCGGATCGACGGAGTCGTCCGCACCGGTCCGAACAAGAACGGGATCATGATCTCCCAGCACGGCTCCGTCTTCCCTTGGCTGACCGTGCAGCAGAATCTGATGTTCGGTCTGTCGGGCACCAGCCATGGCGACCAGGAAGGACGCACCAGGCGCTATCTCGACATGGTCGGCCTCGCCGGGTTCGAAGCCGCCTACCCGCACGAGCTGTCCGGCGGCATGTTGAAGCGCGTCGAGATCGCGCGGGCGCTCGTCGTCAAACCCGAAATCCTGTACATGGACGAGCCCTTCTCGGCGCTCGATGCCCTGATGAGCCTCAGAATGCAGACCGAGCTGCGGCGCATCCTCGACGAGGAGCGGCATACGGTGCTTCTGATCACCCACGATGTCGAGGAAGCGATCTATCTGGCCGATCGCATCCTGGTGCTGTCGCCTCGCCCCACCACCATCCAGACCACCTTCCACGTCGACATGCCGCACCCCCGCAAGCTCTCGGATCCGAGAGCGCAAAGGCTCCGCGAGGACATCTTGAAGGAACTCGGGCTCTAGATGCGGCGACCAGGGTCGATCGTCAGCGTTCGCAGCCCAGTCGTCGTACCCCGTCGCTGAATACGCCCGCGCCGCCGCTTCCCTCGTCGACGACCAAAGCCGCGGCGCAGCAAGCGATCTTCGCGCCGCGCTCGGCGTTCTGCCGAACCACGCTCAGAAGGCGCGGCCGACCTGGGGTTCGCTCGACCCTGTTGGCAGGCCAACCACGCCACCGCGCACCCGAACTAGCCGACAACCTTCATCAGCCGGCGCTCGACCGGCGCCAGCACGGGGCCGAGTTCATGGCCGCGTCGCATGACCATGCCGCCCTCGTTGATGAGCGCCCACATGCCCTGCTTGTTGCGCAGCGAGGGGCGTTTCTCGATCTTGAACTCGGGCCGCTCGGCGGTGCGGCGGAAGGCCCAGAATGCGGCATGGTCCTTGCCGAATTCCAGCGCATAATCCTTCCAGAAGCCGGCGGCGACCATGCGGCCGTAGAGATCGATGATCCGGCTCAGCTCGGCTCGGGTGAAGCCGATCTGAGGCGATGAGCCGCCCGGAAAAGGGTAGACGTCACCCATCAGGCGCGATCACGCTCCCTCTCGCTGACCTCGCCCGCCGCTCGCTCCTCGAGCAGCTCGGCGAGGCGCTTGCGCAATTGCTCCACCTCGCACTGGAGAATCTCCAGCTTCTGCGTGGCGGGATCGAGCGTTTCTGAGCATGGCGTGCCATAGGGCAGGAAATTGCCCGACGTCCGCTCGACCGCAACCAGGGTCGAACGTGCCGGGATGCCGACCATCGTCGCCCCCTCCGGCACGTCCCGCGTGACAACGGCATTGGCGCCGATCCGGGCGCGAGGTCCGACCACGATCGGTCCGAGCACCTGGGCGCCGGAGCCGATGATGGCACCGTCTGAAATGGTCGGGTGTCGCTTGCCGGGCTCGCCATTGGTCGGATTGGTCCCGCCGAGCGTGACCTGCTGGTAGATGGTGACGTCGTCGCCGATCACGGCCGTCTCACCGATGACGACGAAGCCGTGGTCGATGAAAAAGTTGCGGCCGATAACGGCGCCGGGATGGATGTCGATCGCGGTGAAGAAGCGCGCGACATGGTTGATCAGCCGCGCCAGGAAATAAAGCTCGCCGCGGAACAGCCAATGCGCGAGGCGGTGCAGACCGAGCGCCCATACGCCGGGGTAAAGCAGGATCTCCCAGCGGGTACGCGGCGCCGGATCGCGGGCCTTGATCGAATCGAGATAGGAAACGAGACCCGCCAGCATCAAATGTCCTTCGCACCGCTCAGGTGGCGCAAGATAAGCCCGACGCTTTCGAATATCCAGTGCAGGCGGTGAGCGGCGTAGAATGGCGCATCGTCCCACCGCAGGCGAGCGACGCGCTTGCTCTTGTGCACCTGCGAAGGCTATCCCGCATCCATGCCGTTCGAAATGCCTAGCCGCTGATGGATCCGCTCGCCGCTTCGATGCCGCCCGAGGAACTTCGCCGCGCCATGGCGAAGCTTGGCTACAAGACGCACGGCGATCTTGCCGAGTCGATCGGGGTCTCTCGCTCCTCGGTGAGCCTGTGGGTGCAGGGCAAGGTCGGCGTGCCGCGCCCGGTGGCGATGCTGATCCGAATGATGCTCGCGGCGCAACGCCGCAACTTCTGAGCCCGCGGCTCATATCCGACAAATAGGATCCCGTTTGATCCTCGTACCGATGCTGAACGGATCGGCGAAGATGTCGGAGATCGGCGCCGAAAAGCGCATTCACTCCCCCTAAACCCCTCATTCGACCGGTGAACATTTCACGTTGTGCGCTGCAGCACCCGCACGCAAGCTGCGGGTTCGGGTAAATCCCTCCGCTGCAGAGACGGGATCCCGAACAGAACAGGTCGTGAATGGCCACAGCAGGGGGACTTCCGATGCACGTGACACGAACACACAGGGCTCTGCTCGCTGCCGCGACATTACTCGCTGCGGCGCCTGCCGCTGCCGAGGATCTCGGCGGCGGCTTCACCGTCAACGGCAGCGCCACTCTGGTTTCGGACTACCGGTTCCGCGGCATCTCGCAGACCGACAAAAGGTTCGCCGTCCAGGGCGGCCTCACCGTCTCGCACGCGTCGGGCCTCTACGGCAGCGTCTGGGGCTCCTCGATCGACGATTATGTCGCCTCCGGCTCGGACCAGGAGATCGACTTCGTCGTGGGCTACAAGCAGACCTTCGGCGGCACGACGATCGACGGCGGCGTCCTCTATTATTATTATCCGGGCGGCGGCAGTGCCAACACCGATTTCGTCGAGCCCTATCTCGCGGTCTCGCACACGTTCGGCGCGGTGACCGCGAAGGCGACCGCCGCCTATGCGCCGAGCCAGTCGGCGCTGACCATCGGCGCCGGCGACGAGGACAATTTCTACCTTGCCGGCGATCTCTCGGGCGCGCTGCCCGGAACGCCGATCAGCCTCTCGGCCCATCTCGGCCACAGCTTCGGGCCGAGCTACCTCACCATCGGCGACGAATATACCGATTGGAGCCTGGGCGCGTCCTACACGCTCAAGAACCTTACCTTCGGCGTCTCCTACGTCGACACTGACGGCGATTTCATCACGCCGAGCGGCCGCAATGCCAGCAAGGCCGGCGTCGTTGCGTCGGTCGGCGTCGCATTCTGAAGGGGGCGGGCATGAAACTCATCATTGCGATCATCAAGCCGTTCAAGCTGGACGAGGTTCGCGAGGCACTCTCGGGCATCGGGGTCCAGGGCATGACGGTCTCCGAAGTGCGCGGGTTCGGCCGCCAGAAGGGGCAGACCGAAATCTACCGGGGCGCCGAATACGTCACCAACATGGTGCCCAAGGTGCGGATCGAGATCGTCGTTGCCGCCGATCTTGCCGGTCGCGTCGTCGAGACGATCGAGCAGACCGCACGCACCGGCTCGATCGGCGACGGCAAGCTGTTCGTGCTCGACGTGCAGCAGGCGCTGCGCATCCGGACCGGCGAGACCGACCATGATGCGCTGTGAGGCACGAAGCGGCGCTTGCGTCGCGGTGCCGGGGAACAAGGGGAACGGAGCGGGAGGGGCGCAAGCCGACCTCTCGTCCGAAAGCAGAGGGACAATCATGAAGCTCGCAACACGGATTTCAGGAGGCCTAGGCGCGCTGGCGCTGAATGCCTTCCTGACGATGCCGGCCTGGGCGCAGGACGCCGCCGCACCTGCGGCACCAGCCGAACCCGCAGCGGCGTTCACGCCGACGGCCGACATGGTCAACAAGGGCGACACTGCCTGGATGCTGGTTTCGTCGGCACTGGTGCTGCTGATGTCGGTGCCGGCGCTCGCCTTGTTCTACGGCGGCCTGGTACGCGCCAAGAACATGCTTTCGGTGCTGATGCAGGTGCTGACGATCGTCGCCATTGCGTCCCTGGTCTGGGTCGGCTGGGGCTACAGCCTCGCCTTCACCAGCGGCAACCAATTCGTCGGCGGCCTCTCCAAGGCCTTCCTGGCAGGGGTCGACGGCACCACCCTCGCCGCCACCTTCTCCAATGGCGTCTACATCCCGGAGTTCGCCTTCGTCGTCTTCCAGATGACCTTCGCCTGCATCACGCCGGCCCTCATCGTCGGCGCCTTTGCGGAACGCGTGAAGTTCTGGCCCCTGATGCTGTTCGTGGTGATCTGGCTGACCGTCGTCTATTTCCCGATGGCCCACATGGTCTGGTACTGGGCCGGCCCGGACTTCCTCGCCGCGACCGTGGTCAAGGACGCTTCCGGCGCCATCGTCTCTCAGGATGCGGGTTATCTTTGGGGCATGGGTGCGCTCGATTTCGCCGGTGGCACCGTCGTCCACATCAACGCCGGCATTGCGGGCCTTGCCGGCTGCGTCGTGATCGGCAAGCGGCTCGGCTACAAGACCGAGGCGATGCCGCCCCACTCATTGGTGATGACGATGATTGGCGCTTCGCTGCTGTGGGTGGGCTGGTTCGGCTTCAACGCCGGCTCCAACCTGGAGGCCAACGGGGTCACTGCGGTTGCCTTCATCAACACTTTCGTCGCCACTGCGGCCGCGGCACTCGCCTGGGCGCTGATCGAGCAGATCGTCCACAAGAAGCCGTCCCTGCTCGGCGCCGCAACCGGCGCGGTCGCGGGCCTGGTCGCGATCACCCCGGCCTCGGGCTTCGGCGCACCGGGAACCTCGATCGTCCTCGGCGCGGTCGCCTCGATCATCTGCTTCTTCTTCGTCACGACGGTGAAGAACAAGCTCAAATATGACGATTCGCTCGACGTATTCGGCGTGCACTGCGTCGGCGGCATCGTCGGTGCGATCGGTACCGCCATCGTCGCCGATCCGGCGCTCGGCGGCCAAGGCTTCTTCGATTACACGGTGATGCCTGCCGTTGCCGGAACCTACGACATGGGCGCGCAGCTGATTACGCAGATCAAGGCGGTAGCCCTGACCCTGGTGTTCTCGGGCGGCGTGTCGCTGATCCTGTTCTACGCTCTCGACAAGACGATCGGGCTTCGCCCGCCCGCCGATTTCGAGCGCGAAGGCCTTGACATCAACGAGCATGGCGAACGCGCCTACAATCCGTAATCGTTAACCCCTGACCGCCTGCGAGCGGTTGCCGAAGCGCCCCCGGGACCCGTGTCCCGGGGGCGTTTTGGTTTGGCTTCAGCTTTCGCGGCGGGGGCGGCCGGATTGAAGAAGGCGCTGGCGCGAAGTGTTGCCGGGCACGGCGATATGCGTCGCCGGATCGAATTCCTTCCCGACGCCCGGGCTACCCTGCGGCACCCAGATTTCGATCATCGTCTCGCTATAGCCGCGCGGCAGATAACGGATCCAATAGCCGTCGGGGTGCTGGCTCCAGCGTCCCTCGGGAATATCAAGGCTGCCCGGTCCGATCGGCGCCATGCCGGCAAGCACCGCGGCACGCTCCAATTGGGCGAAGGTGGTGCCCGGCGTGGTCAGCATCCGCCGCAGATCGGCCTCGGCCTCCATGATCGTACGCAAAGGCTCGGGCACGCCGCCGATCGCGTTCTGGAGCGCCGGGCCGCTCAGGATGTCGAGCGCGGAGCGATTAAGCGAGGCAAGCTGGCGGGGCGTCAGCAGCCGCGCGGCCACGGTCTTCAGGTTGTTGCCGAGATCTTCGAACTTGGCGCGGGCGAGAATCGCCCACAGCAAGGCCTGAATATCGTGCTGGTCGATCTCCGGGTGGTTCACCGAATTGCGGGCAATGGTCATCACCGCGTCCTTGGCGCTGCCCTCGGGCGGCGCATAAAGATAGCCCTCGCCGCCCCCCGGGCCGTGGGTGCCTGCGTGCAGGCAATAGCTCTGCGCCGCCATCGCCCAATATCCCGGCTGAAGAACGAAGCCGCCATTGGGCGTACGCTGAAGCTCCGCCAGGCCGCGCTTCGGCTCGCGGGGAACGAAGCCGTCCCTGGAAGGATCGCCCCATTTCGCATCGGGCAGAGCGGTGGTGATCGGGCCCTTGCCCTTCAGCACCTTGCCAACGCCAAGCTCGCCGCCGAGGCGGCCGGCGACATCGCGAAGCGCGCCGAATTGGGCGGGTGCGGCGGCCGGGGTCAATGCGGTCACGAGAAAGAGCGCGGCAGCGGCCGCGCGGAACGACTTACGCAAATGCATGAGGTGGATACGCCCTTTTCTTTGTCCATGCGGAGGAAAGATGCGCAGCAACGCCCCCTTTGCCCCCGGAGCGGCGGTTAGCGGCCGCGGAACCGCGCGGCTACGGACAATACGGGGATTGACGGCTTTTCTACGCGGATCCGAAATCCCGGCAACGGGGTGGTTGCATCGGGCCACTGATTCGCATTAGCGCTTCCAAATGCCCGTCCCCGTGTTTGCTCCGCTGCTGGTTCTCGCCCAGGCGCCGGCCGATCTTCCTCCGCCGCTCCCGGACGGCGTCCGCGCGATCATCGAGGCGGCGATTGCAAGCGGCGACGCGAAGACGATCGAGACCGTGATCCGCCTCGCCCGCGAAACCCACCCTTTGGCCGGCGCGCAGATCGACGACATGCTCAAGGTCTGGCGCGTGCAGGTGGCCGCGGCCGAAGCGGCACGCAAGAAGGAGCGCGAGGAGGAACTCGCCG
The nucleotide sequence above comes from Sphingosinicella sp. BN140058. Encoded proteins:
- a CDS encoding ABC transporter permease, which translates into the protein MRKVESKLARIVPPMLLIALLIAIWWIVVLRSDNAIFPTPVQVATGAWALVQDGTLWQHIEASLVRVELGFGLAFLVAVPLGLWMGWVSSAFYTLNPLFQMLRPISPIAWIPVAILWFGVGDLSPIFLIFISSVFPMMVQTTMGVRTIDRRYLRAAANFGVSRRTLFLRVVIPAVLPEIIIGMRIGLGVAWLVVVAAEMIALNTGLGYLIMDSRNAGNRYDLVIASMVIIGVIGLLLDGITRLLEQLNIVKWRYVR
- a CDS encoding P-II family nitrogen regulator, encoding MKLIIAIIKPFKLDEVREALSGIGVQGMTVSEVRGFGRQKGQTEIYRGAEYVTNMVPKVRIEIVVAADLAGRVVETIEQTARTGSIGDGKLFVLDVQQALRIRTGETDHDAL
- a CDS encoding DUF2794 domain-containing protein, whose product is MGDVYPFPGGSSPQIGFTRAELSRIIDLYGRMVAAGFWKDYALEFGKDHAAFWAFRRTAERPEFKIEKRPSLRNKQGMWALINEGGMVMRRGHELGPVLAPVERRLMKVVG
- a CDS encoding helix-turn-helix domain-containing protein, whose product is MDPLAASMPPEELRRAMAKLGYKTHGDLAESIGVSRSSVSLWVQGKVGVPRPVAMLIRMMLAAQRRNF
- a CDS encoding ABC transporter substrate-binding protein, translating into MEPEPPSQSPVEGRKIERRWLLRGALGAGAAAAVALPARRFLSPAEAAQPLTVGGLAVTCNLTLPIACAANDAANPFGMRDAAQLAFGYSRYTGWPELKESLMSGDLQAAYMLAPLVMDLADKQVPVKIVSIGHRSGAVIMVHKDSPYQRFRDLAGKRIAIPSRFAVDFLFLRKMLSNEGMSPKDVEIVEMAPADMPAALYVKGVDAYCTGEPFGAAAQSAGYARVLRMTRDEWPRYMCCVLTVRDELIKANRPLVQNLVNYVLAAGAWLDGQRQNREKAVRIAARREYFNQDPNILRFVMNNPTDRVTYGDLRMIPREFDELMELAVAAGALSRPVAYSKYVDESFARAARPASIAL
- the epsC gene encoding serine O-acetyltransferase EpsC, which translates into the protein MLAGLVSYLDSIKARDPAPRTRWEILLYPGVWALGLHRLAHWLFRGELYFLARLINHVARFFTAIDIHPGAVIGRNFFIDHGFVVIGETAVIGDDVTIYQQVTLGGTNPTNGEPGKRHPTISDGAIIGSGAQVLGPIVVGPRARIGANAVVTRDVPEGATMVGIPARSTLVAVERTSGNFLPYGTPCSETLDPATQKLEILQCEVEQLRKRLAELLEERAAGEVSERERDRA
- a CDS encoding ABC transporter ATP-binding protein: MSGNKIVVDSITKGFGALAVVDGVSFDVADGEFVAIVGPSGCGKSTLLNIIAGFERADRGSVRIDGVVRTGPNKNGIMISQHGSVFPWLTVQQNLMFGLSGTSHGDQEGRTRRYLDMVGLAGFEAAYPHELSGGMLKRVEIARALVVKPEILYMDEPFSALDALMSLRMQTELRRILDEERHTVLLITHDVEEAIYLADRILVLSPRPTTIQTTFHVDMPHPRKLSDPRAQRLREDILKELGL
- a CDS encoding ammonium transporter, which translates into the protein MKLATRISGGLGALALNAFLTMPAWAQDAAAPAAPAEPAAAFTPTADMVNKGDTAWMLVSSALVLLMSVPALALFYGGLVRAKNMLSVLMQVLTIVAIASLVWVGWGYSLAFTSGNQFVGGLSKAFLAGVDGTTLAATFSNGVYIPEFAFVVFQMTFACITPALIVGAFAERVKFWPLMLFVVIWLTVVYFPMAHMVWYWAGPDFLAATVVKDASGAIVSQDAGYLWGMGALDFAGGTVVHINAGIAGLAGCVVIGKRLGYKTEAMPPHSLVMTMIGASLLWVGWFGFNAGSNLEANGVTAVAFINTFVATAAAALAWALIEQIVHKKPSLLGAATGAVAGLVAITPASGFGAPGTSIVLGAVASIICFFFVTTVKNKLKYDDSLDVFGVHCVGGIVGAIGTAIVADPALGGQGFFDYTVMPAVAGTYDMGAQLITQIKAVALTLVFSGGVSLILFYALDKTIGLRPPADFEREGLDINEHGERAYNP
- a CDS encoding SCO family protein translates to MTVRPRSGRAGLAATLLLVLVIAGTAIALFARAPVRPYGMRAGAFDPPRAAPELDLRGSDGSKVTLTRYRGKVVLLTFGFTNCAAVCPTTLATLAQARAALGVDAKSVQVIFVTVDPERDDTARMREYLGAFDPSFIGATGSPEALANVRRAYGVTATREGAGADYAMRHTSSIFMIDGAGKLRALMPFGHDAADFVHDIPFLAGR
- a CDS encoding TorF family putative porin; translation: MTRTHRALLAAATLLAAAPAAAEDLGGGFTVNGSATLVSDYRFRGISQTDKRFAVQGGLTVSHASGLYGSVWGSSIDDYVASGSDQEIDFVVGYKQTFGGTTIDGGVLYYYYPGGGSANTDFVEPYLAVSHTFGAVTAKATAAYAPSQSALTIGAGDEDNFYLAGDLSGALPGTPISLSAHLGHSFGPSYLTIGDEYTDWSLGASYTLKNLTFGVSYVDTDGDFITPSGRNASKAGVVASVGVAF